Genomic DNA from Thermoanaerobaculia bacterium:
CCTCATCGTAGCGACCCAGCGGCCGTCGGTGGACATTCTCACCGGCACCATCAAGGCGAACTTCCCCTGCCGGCTGTCGTTCGCGACGGCGAGCCGGCACGACTCGCGGACGATTCTCGACGGCGTCGGCGCCGAGAAGCTCCTGGGCAAGGGCGACATGCTCTTCCTGCCCCCGGGCAGCAGTCGGCCGATCCGCCTGCACGGTCCGTACATCTCCGAGCAGGAGACGGCCGCGCTGGTGCGCTGGCTGAAGAAGCAGGGCAAGCCCGTCCTCGACCCGGCGGTACTCGCGGGTCCGGAGGAGAATGGCAACGAAGGGGGCGCGGGACCGATCGACGACGACCTCTTCGACCAGGCCGCCCGGCTCGTCGTCCAGGAGCGCCAGGCCTCCGCGAGTTTCCTGCAGCGCCGCATGCGGGTCGGCTTCTCGCGCGCCGCGCGCCTCATCGACATGATGGAGCGCGAAGGCCTCCTGGGGCCCGCTCAGGGCAGCAAGCCGCGCGACGTCCTCGTGCCGCCCAACTACTTCACGGAAGTCGACGAGACGCTCGACCGCTAGGCTCTGCCTCCGGCAGCCGGCTTCAGGGTGACCAGCACTTCGATGTACTCGGCGCGGATGCCGCGTGAGAGGTCGTCGATCCAGGCGATCTCCGTGAACAGGCCGGAGGCGTCGAAGATGTGACGGCAGATGTCGTAGCCCCAGTCGAACGTGACCAGCGAGCCTTCCGGAGTGAGTGGATTGTCGTGGTACTCGGGGGGCTCGAGGTGGAGGACCTCGCCACCCTGGCCGAGCCGCGCGCGCCGCCGGCTGGGGCGCTCCTTGTGGACCAAAGGCACCGTGCAGATGTGGGCGCCCCCGGGCTTGAGCGTGCGGGCGATCTCGCGGAAGACCTCGTCCGGCCGGAAGACGTGTTCGAGCACGTCCTGCGTCACGTGGAGGTCGACACTGCCGTCCGCGAACGACATGGCTTCGAGATCCTCGCAGCGCACGCCGCCGACCGAGCCTCCGGAGGGCGTGCCGGGAAAGTAGTGCGACGGGATGTAGCTCGGGCACTCCGCCGCGAGGCGCACGCT
This window encodes:
- a CDS encoding class I SAM-dependent methyltransferase — encoded protein: MTALLQSAGHCPTCDRDVTFVASQEWLRDYFACSHCGSIPRERALMLTIERFYPRWRELVIHESSPGSRGASVRLAAECPSYIPSHYFPGTPSGGSVGGVRCEDLEAMSFADGSVDLHVTQDVLEHVFRPDEVFREIARTLKPGGAHICTVPLVHKERPSRRRARLGQGGEVLHLEPPEYHDNPLTPEGSLVTFDWGYDICRHIFDASGLFTEIAWIDDLSRGIRAEYIEVLVTLKPAAGGRA